Proteins encoded in a region of the Cataglyphis hispanica isolate Lineage 1 chromosome 14, ULB_Chis1_1.0, whole genome shotgun sequence genome:
- the LOC126854637 gene encoding sodium/potassium-transporting ATPase subunit alpha-like, with product MWQFLCKKQRYNRDVDALHQDIETNVHIQPIEDLLQSLQVDPEQGLSTIEAKNRLRDEGPNVLTPPKKRFSDKVLKILHLFCGGFSLLTWVGAILCFGNYFLELEAYGEASEYHLWLGLVLILLILVTGIITYYQDSKSSRIMESFLQMVPQWAKVLRDGERKELPVTELVVGDIVLLETGDRVPADIRILECQGLKVDNGSITGESIPLIRTANIPQTGNIIHAKNMVFFSTDVVEGIGKGVVVACGDHTVMGRVAKLTSRLSTRPTPLSREINRFMKVISVWAIFLGVSFFFMSVAIGYNWIDSVVFLIGIIVANVPEGIVATVTVSLTLTAKRMANKNCLVKNLEAIETLGCTAVICSDKTGTLTQNKMTVRHVWYDGHLSEVMASDTWRKYVDSPGFENLARVASLCNRAQWAPMPDQDKLLPPLHKRKILGDASDAALLRCMEILVKGGANSFRKDYVKILEIPFNSTDKFQANVHFFRGKHLVCFKGAPERVLERCSTIAYGNETKTLNEETRIAYTKSCYTLANNGERVLGFADLELSTKAFPVNYRFEADPPNFPLENLRLIGLIAMMDPPRPTVPDAVYKCRCAGIKVIMVTGDHPDTAKAIAKYVGIITEHDDNDGLNNNSKKRHIVVTGPQLRDLLPEELDQLIRRYQEIVFARTSPVQKLQIVESCQRLHLITAVTGDGVNDSPALKKADIGIAMGFTGSDVSRQVADLILMDDNFASIVTGIEEGRRVFDNLKSSIAYILASNVPEITPFLAFIIFGIPLPVGVICILCIDLGTDMWPAIALAYEKSESDIMLRKPRIPQRDHLVSRRLIFMAYGQIGVIEACAGFFTYFVVMAEHGFLPTRLLGLRPLWDSPAVNDLEDSFGQEWTYEQRKILEYTCHTAFFVSIVIVQWADAIVCKTRRNSLLRQGMDNWNLNLGLLFEIILACVVCYAPYMDRILKTYPLKLEWWLPGIPYAIIILVYEELRKWWIRKHPGGWWDRETSY from the exons ATGTggcaatttttatgtaaaaagcaACGATATAACCGCGATGTGGATGCTCTTCACCAAGATATCGAGACGAACGTGCACATTCAACCAATAGAGGATCTACTGCAAAGTCTGCAAGTGGATCCTGAACAGGGCTTATCGACGATCGAGGCGAAAAATCGGTTGCGAGATGAGGGACCGAACGTGCTGACTCCGCCGAAAAAAAGGTTCTCGGATAAAGTTTTGAAGATCCTGCATTTATTCTGCGGAGGATTCTCTTTGCTAACATGG GTGGGTGCAATTTTATGCTTCGGCAACTATTTTCTGGAGTTGGAAGCTTACGGCGAGGCGTCCGAGTATCATCTGTGGCTCGGTCTAGTCCTGATCCTGCTGATCCTGGTTACCGGTATAATTACTTACTATCAGGATTCCAAGAGCTCGCGCATCATGGAATCGTTTCTACAAATGGTACCACAATGGGCCAAGGTCCTGCGAGACGGCGAGAGAAAGGAGCTGCCGGTGACCGAGCTGGTGGTCGGGGACATCGTCCTGCTGGAGACCGGCGACCGGGTGCCCGCTGACATTAGAATCCTGGAATGTCAAG GTTTAAAGGTCGACAATGGGTCGATTACGGGGGAATCGATACCATTGATACGGACGGCAAATATTCCTCAAACCGGAAATATTATTCACGCGAAAAACATGGTGTTCTTTTCTACAGACGTTGTCGAAG GAATTGGAAAAGGTGTCGTAGTGGCTTGTGGTGATCATACGGTAATGGGAAGAGTGGCCAAATTAACTTCAAGATTGTCAACCCGACCTACGCCTCTCTCCAGAGAGATTAATCGCTTCATGAAAGTAATCTCGGTCTGGGCTATCTTTCTGGGCGTTTCGTTCTTCTTCATGTCCGTGGCGATAGGCTATAATTGGATCGACTCGGTCGTCTTTCTGATCGGCATTATCGTGGCAAACGTACCGGAAGGCATTGTCGCCACGGTGACGGTCAGTCTGACCTTGACCGCCAAGAGGATGGCCAACAAGAATTGCCTGGTGAAGAATCTCGAAGCTATCGAAACCCTGGGATGCACCGCCGTTATTTGCAGCGACAAGACTGGCACCCTCACGCAAAATAAGATGACA GTACGACACGTGTGGTACGACGGCCACTTGAGCGAGGTGATGGCGTCGGACACGTGGCGGAAATATGTCGACAGCCCGGGCTTCGAGAATCTAGCCAGAGTGGCGAGTCTTTGTAATCGCGCACAATGGGCACCGATGCCCGATCAAGACAAACTCCTGCCGCCGCTGCACAAGAGGAAGATCCTGGGAGATGCTTCGGACGCGGCCTTGCTGAGATGCATGGAGATCCTCGTGAAAGGGGGAGCTAATTCCTTCAGGAAGGATTATGTCAAG ATATTGGAGATTCCCTTCAATTCGACAGACAAATTCCAAGCAAACGTGCATTTCTTTCGCGGCAAACATCTCGTGTGTTTCAAAGGTGCTCCCGAACGAGTCCTCGAGCGTTGCTCGACGATAGCGTACGGTAACGAAACTAAGACTTTGAATGAGGAGACGAGAATAGCATATACAAAATCCTGTTATACCCTGGCGAACAACGGGGAACGCGTACTCGGTTTCGCTGATCTCGAACTCTCGACCAAAGCCTTTCCCGTGAATTATCGTTTTGAAGCCGATCCTCCAAATTTTCCGCTTGAAAACTTGAGACTG ATCGGTCTAATCGCCATGATGGATCCACCACGGCCCACTGTTCCTGATGCTGTGTACAAGTGTCGCTGTGCTGGCATCAAGGTCATAATGGTGACCGGCGATCATCCCGACACCGCCAAGGCGATCGCCAAGTACGTTGGCATCATCACGGAGCACGATGACAATGATGGTCTTAACAACAATTCTAAAAAACGTCACATTGTGGTGACGGGTCCCCAGTTACGAGATTTATTACCGGAAGAGCTGGATCAGCTGATTAGACGGTATCAGGAAATCGTGTTCGCCAGAACATCGCCAGTGCAGAAGCTGCAGATCGTCGAGAGCTGTCAACGGTTGCATCTGATCACCGCGGTCACCGGCGATGGTGTCAACGACTCTCCGGCTCTGAAGAAGGCCGACATCGGCATCGCCATGGGCTTCACAg GATCCGATGTGAGCAGACAAGTGGCGGATTTGATATTAATGGATGACAATTTCGCATCGATAGTGACAGGCATCGAAGAGGGTCGACGGGTCTTTGACAATCTGAAATCGAGCATCGCGTATATACTGGCGAGCAACGTACCGGAAATAACGCCTTTTCTGGCGTTTATCATCTTTGGAATTCCCTTGCCAGTCGGCgtgatttgtattttatgcaTCGATTTGGGAACGGACATGTGGCCTGCAATCGCCTTAGCTTATGAGAAATCCGAATCAGATATTATGTTGAg GAAGCCTAGGATACCTCAAAGAGATCATCTAGTCAGCCGACGTCTGATCTTCATGGCATACGGCCAGATCGGCGTGATCGAGGCGTGCGCGGGTTTCTTCACTTACTTCGTGGTAATGGCGGAACACGGTTTTCTACCTACACGATTGCTAGGCTTGAGACCGCTGTGGGACAGTCCGGCGGTGAACGATCTGGAGGACAGTTTCGGCCAGGAGTGGACCTACGAGCAGCGCAAGATTCTCGAATACACCTGCCACACCGCCTTCTTCGTCAGCATCGTGATCGTGCAATGGGCGGACGCGATAGTCTGCAAAACCCGTCGCAATTCATTGCTGCGTCAAGGCATGGACAATTGGAATCTGAATTTGGGTCTGCTCTTCGAGATCATTCTGGCCTGCGTGGTGTGCTACGCACCTTACATGGACCGCATCCTGAAGACGTATCCCCTGAAACTAGAGTGGTGGCTACCCGGGATACCATACGCTATTATCATTCTGGTATACGAGGAGTTGAGGAAATGGTGGATCAGAAAACACCCGGGCGGCTGGTGGGATAGAGAAACCTCGTACTAG
- the LOC126854427 gene encoding protein obstructor-E-like — protein sequence MKTEILLFLICLGAVTALTRKQEAAEQSRRKTALPTTAKKQQPTAEEEYEDDDELLDQCPEPNGYFPDAEQCDKYYDCRDNKITEKLCPDGLVFNDFSPQHEKCDLPFGIDCTKRPKLQKPQPSPHCPRMHGYFAHEDARNCNTFYYCVEGKYNMITCPDGLVFSEKTGICNWPDEAQKKGCGSRELFNFTCPKVDDSVAATHPRYPDTEDCQYFYVCVNGEIPRRSGCKLGQAFDERTGKCDWARKIPECKDWYKDQLTDEELEALENPPPKPKPTGGPSRRKSNRPTHQ from the exons ATGAAGACGGAGATCCTTTTGTTTTTGATTTGTCTCG GAGCTGTTACCGCTTTGACGAGGAAACAAGAAGCCGCCGAACAGAGTCGCCGAAAGACCGCTTTGCCGACTACGGCGAAGAAGCAGCAGCCGACCGCAGAGGAGGAATACGAGGACGATGATGAGCTCCTGGATCAGTGTCCTGAGCCCAATGGTTATTTTCCTGACGCGGAACAATGCGACAAGTATTACGACTGTCGAGACAATAAAATAACGGAAAAACTCTGCCCCGACGGCCTTGTCTTCAATGACTTCAGCCCGCAACACGAGAAGTGCGACCTGCCTTTCGGTATTGATTGCACGAAGAGACCTAAACTAC AAAAGCCACAACCATCGCCACACTGTCCTCGCATGCACGGCTACTTCGCTCACGAAGACGCCAGGAACTGCAACACCTTCTATTACTGCGTGGAGGGCAAGTACAACATGATCACTTGTCCGGACGGTCTTGTCTTTTCGGAGAAGACCGGTATCTGCAACTGGCCGGACGAGGCGCAGAAGAAGGGTTGCGGTTCACGCGAGCTCTTCAACTTCACCTGCCCGAAGGTCGACGATAGCGTGGCCGCGACGCACCCGCGTTATCCCGATACCGAGGACTGCCAGTATTTTTATGTCTGCGTCAACGGTGAAATACCGAGGCGAAGCGGATGCAAGCTCGGCCAGGCGTTCGACGAGCGCACCGGGAAATGCGATTGGGCCAGGAAGATACCCGAATG CAAAGACTGGTACAAAGATCAACTGACTGATGAAGAACTAGAAGCCTTGGAGAATCCACCGCCGAAACCTAAACCAACTGGTGGACCAAGCAGAAGGAAAAGCAACAGGCCAACCCACcagtag